The following proteins are encoded in a genomic region of Nitrospirota bacterium:
- the speE gene encoding polyamine aminopropyltransferase, producing the protein MSEPKNYKWFHDFLSPEEGHIHGIETILYSRQTKFQKMEIMRTKSYGDCLVLDGKMQSSEVDEFIYHEALVHPAMLTHPAPKRVFVVGGGEGATLREILRHKSVEYVLMVDIDQEVVESCKEHLPAWHKGSFDDPRVELRYLDARKYLEETKDVYDVIIIDISEPVEEGPAYLLYTREFYSIVLNRLSKSGTISLQAGTTSVNALLNFSAVYQTLKTVFPVVSPYQAYIPSFGLPWGFAMASKEFDPQSFSPQTVDEKIRQRIKGNLQYYHSEIHQGQYLLPKHIRQRIENTERIIEDNTPLFSYH; encoded by the coding sequence ATGTCCGAGCCGAAGAACTACAAATGGTTCCATGATTTTTTAAGTCCCGAGGAAGGTCATATCCACGGGATCGAGACCATTTTATACTCCAGGCAGACAAAGTTCCAGAAAATGGAAATCATGAGGACCAAAAGCTATGGAGATTGCCTCGTTTTAGACGGAAAAATGCAGTCCAGCGAGGTGGATGAATTTATCTACCATGAAGCTCTGGTTCACCCGGCCATGCTGACCCACCCCGCTCCTAAACGAGTCTTTGTCGTCGGAGGGGGGGAAGGGGCAACCTTACGGGAAATCCTTCGCCATAAATCGGTTGAATATGTCCTGATGGTGGATATCGACCAGGAGGTCGTGGAAAGCTGTAAAGAACATCTTCCGGCCTGGCACAAGGGCTCTTTTGACGACCCCCGGGTGGAACTCCGCTATCTTGACGCGCGAAAATACCTCGAAGAAACAAAGGATGTCTACGATGTCATTATCATCGACATCTCGGAACCGGTTGAAGAAGGTCCAGCCTATCTTCTTTATACCAGAGAGTTTTATTCAATTGTTTTAAACCGGCTTTCAAAAAGCGGCACGATCTCCCTTCAGGCGGGAACGACTTCGGTCAATGCTCTGCTCAATTTCAGCGCGGTTTACCAGACCTTAAAGACGGTTTTTCCCGTTGTTTCTCCCTATCAAGCCTATATTCCCTCGTTTGGACTCCCATGGGGATTTGCCATGGCCTCCAAAGAATTTGATCCGCAGTCTTTCTCCCCGCAAACCGTTGATGAAAAAATTCGCCAGAGAATCAAGGGCAATCTCCAATACTATCACAGCGAAATTCATCAGGGGCAGTATCTTCTTCCGAAACATATTCGCCAGAGGATTGAAAACACTGAGCGAATTATTGAAGACAATACCCCTCTTTTCTCCTACCATTAA
- a CDS encoding S-adenosylmethionine decarboxylase proenzyme: MHALGTHVLVELQDCNSKLLNDLKKVEEFMVSAAKEARATILKVYFHKFSPFGISGAVVIAESHLTIHTWPEYKYAAVDIFTCGDLLQPQVAADFLIEKFQCKTPSIVEMKRGLLARGNVKLPHKPLKEAGPYVRAEELQMVP, encoded by the coding sequence TTGCACGCCTTGGGGACCCATGTCCTTGTAGAATTACAAGATTGTAATTCTAAACTATTAAATGATCTTAAGAAAGTCGAAGAGTTTATGGTCTCTGCAGCAAAAGAGGCCAGAGCAACCATCCTTAAAGTTTATTTTCACAAATTTAGCCCCTTTGGTATAAGTGGCGCAGTGGTTATCGCGGAATCCCACCTGACCATCCATACCTGGCCCGAATATAAATATGCGGCTGTTGATATTTTCACCTGTGGCGATTTGCTTCAGCCACAAGTCGCAGCCGATTTTCTAATTGAAAAATTCCAATGCAAAACCCCGTCTATCGTTGAAATGAAACGAGGGTTGCTGGCCAGAGGAAATGTCAAACTTCCTCACAAACCATTGAAAGAAGCAGGTCCTTATGTCCGAGCCGAAGAACTACAAATGGTTCCATGA